The genomic segment ATGCTTTTTTCCTAAAGCTTTCATACATTAGGATCTTCAAGAATTCTGAAAGTATTCAACCGATTTCACCCTAAGGAGTCTAATCATGGGCGATCGATTCAAAGAATTTACCGAATTTCGTCATAAAATGAACGAGCGCATTCTCGAACAAGACAACAAAGTTATCAAACGTTTTTTTTCGATCGATACTCTGACGTACCAGGAAGGTGTTCTCGACGTTAAAACAAAAGAGATGTTGGGTTTGGTTGCTTCCCTTGTATTGCGCTGTGATGATTGTATTTCCTATCATATTAATAAATGTAAGGAAAACGGTGTTACCCGCGATGAGATGTTCGAAGTGTTGAGCGTCGGATTGGTCGTCGGAGGTTCGATTGTTATTCCTCATTTACGCCGCGCGGTAGCATTCCTGGATGAAGTTGAAGCCGTGGATATTAAAGGCCACTCACATGACAAAGGTTAATGTACATGAAAAATAAAATTCGTCTTTTTTCTTTAATTGGAATTACGTTTGTTATCGTTTTAGCTTTTTCAATCAACAAATTAACTTCCGAACAAAAAACTAACGCCGGAACAGCTTCCATTACTGCGGATCCGACGATCGCGGTGAAAGCGCACGTGATCAAACCGGAGAAACTCAGTAATCGCGTACTTACTACCGGAACGATTTTAGCTAACGAAGAAGTTGAACTGCACACCGAAATTTCGGGACGTATCATGCAAATCGCTTTTACGGAAGGTTCACGCGTCAGCAAAGGGCAATTACTGATCAAAATCAATGATTCTGAATTGCAAGCTCAATTAGAGCGTGCTGAATCACGTCGCAAATTGGCTGAAACTAATGAAAACAGGCAACGCCAGCTTCTCGAAAAAAACGCCATCAGCCAGGGTGAATACGACGTTACTCTTAATGAACTCAATATCGTCAAAGCCGATATCGATTTGATCAAAGCGCAAATTGAAAAAACAGAGTTGCGGGCGCCTTTTGACGGTGTGATCGGTTTGAAGTACGTCAGTGAAGGGAGCTTTATAACCAATTCGAGCCAGATTGCGCGTCTGCAAAATCTTTCGGGCGTAAAAATCGATTTTTCGATACCTGAAAAATATTCCGCATCGGTCAGGATCGGTAATGCGATTAGTTTCAAAATACAAGGAAGCGACAAAGAATACCGCGGTAAAATTTATGCCGTTGAACCAAAAATCGATCCGGTTACACGTACGGTTCAATTACGCGCGATTTCATTTACCAGCGATGACCGGGTTTTGCCCGGAGCGTTTGCGAACGTTGAATTAGTTCTTGCCGAGATCAATGATGCTTTATTGATTCCTACTCAGGCGTTGGTTCCTGAATTGAAAGGACAAAAAGTTTATTTGTTTAAAAACGGAGAGGCCGTCAGTCAAAGCGTTGAAATTGGTATGCGCACAGAAAATCAGATTCAAATCGTCAGCGGTATCCAGCCGAATGATACGCTGATTACAACCGGGATCTTACAATTGCGCGGCGGCGCTCCGGTTAAAATTCTGGAATTTGAGTAATTAAAGGACCTTCTATGAGTTTATCAGCAACATGTATCCGTCGGCCGGTTTTGGCGATGGTCATCAATATCGTTGTCATACTTTTTGGCGTTATCGGTTTTACCTATCTTGGAATCAGGGAATATCCCGCCGTCGATCCTCCGATTGTCACGGTCAGTACGAATTATACCGGCGCCAATGCCGACGTGATTGAATCTCAAATTACCGAACCTCTTGAAGAATCCATCAACGGTATTGCCGGTATCCGTTCACTTACGTCGACCAGCCGTGAAGCGCGGAGTACCATTACCGTCGAATTCGATCTGGAAATCGATCTCGAGGCTGCCGCTAACGACGTACGGGATCGCGTTTCTCGAGCGATGCGTAATTTACCGGTCGATGCCGATCCTCCGGTTGTCACGAAGGCCGATGCAAATGCTTCGCCTGTCGTTGCCATCAATCTGCAAAGCGATACCCGCAGTTTAATTGATATTTCCGCTTTTGCCAATAATGTTTTCAAAGAGCGTCTGCAAACTATTCCTGGAGTTAGCGAAATCCGTATCTGGGGCGAAAAAAAATATGCGATGCGGATCTGGATTGACCCGGCCAAAATGGCCGCTTATCAATTAACTCCGCTCGACATTCGTAATGCACTCAATCGTGAAAATGTCGAGCTTCCCAGCGGGCGAATCGAAGGCGATGCGACGGAACTTACCGTACGAACCATCGCACGCTTGACCACACCGGCTGAATTTGACGATCTGATTATCAAGGAAGAAAACGGCAATATCGTACGTCTTAAAGACATAGGACAAGCCGTATTAGGTCCGGAAAATGAGCGGACGATTTTAAAACGTGATGGGATTCCGGCCATTGGTATCGTTGCCGTGTCGCAACCGGGCGCAAATAATATTGCCAT from the bacterium genome contains:
- a CDS encoding carboxymuconolactone decarboxylase family protein, with protein sequence MGDRFKEFTEFRHKMNERILEQDNKVIKRFFSIDTLTYQEGVLDVKTKEMLGLVASLVLRCDDCISYHINKCKENGVTRDEMFEVLSVGLVVGGSIVIPHLRRAVAFLDEVEAVDIKGHSHDKG
- a CDS encoding efflux RND transporter periplasmic adaptor subunit — its product is MKNKIRLFSLIGITFVIVLAFSINKLTSEQKTNAGTASITADPTIAVKAHVIKPEKLSNRVLTTGTILANEEVELHTEISGRIMQIAFTEGSRVSKGQLLIKINDSELQAQLERAESRRKLAETNENRQRQLLEKNAISQGEYDVTLNELNIVKADIDLIKAQIEKTELRAPFDGVIGLKYVSEGSFITNSSQIARLQNLSGVKIDFSIPEKYSASVRIGNAISFKIQGSDKEYRGKIYAVEPKIDPVTRTVQLRAISFTSDDRVLPGAFANVELVLAEINDALLIPTQALVPELKGQKVYLFKNGEAVSQSVEIGMRTENQIQIVSGIQPNDTLITTGILQLRGGAPVKILEFE